One window of Hylemonella gracilis genomic DNA carries:
- a CDS encoding MipA/OmpV family protein — MRITISRSLTLVTLLGLGLAAHPAAQAEDVYLLSLAGGVVPRYEGSRDYQPIVMPVIAAEFDNGVFFNPLEGLGYRTQFANGAYGSIALGYDDGRTDQDRYLLPGSDHLKGMGDVPGSTLILLQLGVRLPGDLSLSATLDQPITETGRGLGGRIDLAAPVWSAPANQVAITGSVHAGSDRYARTFFGVSDRQSTNSGFDAYQPEGGVDSLRMTLDWTHVFTPHWMVKTTGGVSRLVGDAADSPLVQSRQNYLAMTALVYRY, encoded by the coding sequence ATGCGCATCACTATTTCGCGATCCCTTACCCTCGTGACGCTGCTGGGCCTGGGCCTCGCGGCGCATCCGGCAGCTCAGGCCGAGGATGTCTACCTGCTGTCGCTCGCGGGCGGCGTGGTGCCGCGCTACGAGGGCAGTCGCGACTACCAGCCCATCGTCATGCCAGTCATCGCCGCCGAGTTCGACAACGGCGTCTTCTTCAACCCGTTGGAGGGCCTCGGCTACCGGACTCAATTCGCGAACGGGGCCTATGGTTCGATCGCGCTGGGCTACGACGATGGCCGCACCGACCAGGACCGCTACCTGCTGCCCGGCTCGGACCATCTCAAAGGCATGGGCGATGTTCCCGGCTCAACGCTGATCCTGTTGCAGCTTGGCGTGCGCCTGCCGGGCGACCTGAGCTTGAGCGCGACGCTGGACCAGCCGATCACGGAAACCGGGCGGGGACTGGGGGGGCGCATCGATCTGGCAGCGCCGGTGTGGTCGGCACCGGCCAACCAAGTCGCTATCACGGGCAGCGTCCATGCCGGCAGCGATCGTTATGCCCGGACTTTTTTCGGCGTGAGCGACAGGCAGTCCACGAACAGCGGCTTCGATGCCTATCAACCCGAGGGCGGGGTGGACAGCCTGAGGATGACGCTGGACTGGACCCATGTTTTCACGCCGCACTGGATGGTGAAGACCACCGGCGGCGTGAGCCGCCTGGTCGGTGACGCCGCGGACAGCCCCCTCGTGCAATCGAGGCAAAACTACCTGGCCATGACTGCGCTGGTGTATCGCTATTGA
- a CDS encoding response regulator: MADAAPLKHPVLLIEDDDRLAQLIAEYLNGYEFAVTIVRRGDLAEAAVREHQPALVILDLMLPNVDGMEVCRRVRRFSNVPVLILTARLDVYDQIAGLEVGADDYVLKPVEPRVLVARARALLRRAQPADSLSLVADGEQLVFGELAISSSNRAVAWRGQPVELKTAEFNLLLILARAAGQVLSRDDILRQLRGIEFDGLDRTVDSGISRLRRRFEDASPEPRKIKTIWGRGYLFSPSAWEE, encoded by the coding sequence ATGGCCGACGCAGCGCCGCTCAAACACCCTGTGCTGCTGATCGAGGACGATGACCGTCTCGCGCAGCTCATCGCGGAATACCTGAACGGCTACGAATTCGCCGTGACCATCGTGCGGCGCGGGGATCTGGCCGAGGCCGCCGTGCGCGAACACCAACCGGCGCTGGTCATCCTCGATCTCATGCTGCCGAACGTGGATGGCATGGAGGTCTGCCGCCGGGTGCGTCGCTTCTCCAACGTTCCCGTGCTCATTCTGACGGCCCGCCTCGATGTGTACGACCAGATCGCCGGTCTGGAGGTCGGCGCCGACGATTACGTGCTCAAGCCCGTCGAGCCGCGCGTGCTGGTTGCGCGCGCTCGCGCCCTGCTGCGACGCGCGCAACCCGCCGACTCACTGAGCCTTGTCGCCGATGGCGAGCAGTTGGTGTTCGGCGAGCTGGCCATCTCGTCCTCCAACCGCGCGGTGGCCTGGCGCGGCCAGCCGGTCGAGCTGAAGACGGCCGAATTCAACCTCCTGCTGATCCTGGCCCGGGCCGCAGGCCAAGTGCTCAGCCGGGACGACATCCTCCGGCAATTGCGTGGCATCGAGTTCGATGGCTTGGACCGCACGGTGGACTCGGGCATTTCCCGGCTGCGCCGGCGGTTCGAGGACGCCTCGCCCGAGCCACGCAAGATCAAGACGATCTGGGGCCGGGGCTACTTGTTCAGCCCCTCGGCCTGGGAGGAATGA